CATGCCCCCTTCCAGGTCGGCCACAATAATTCCCAGCGGTAATGGCGGCACCAGATGTCTGCTTTCTTCCACACGTATCAGGGCGTTCCCCACCTGGGGGCCGTTGCCGTGCGTAATCACCATATTGAAACCTTCTTTCAACAGGCCGATGATGTGCTCCAGGCTCCGTCTTGTATTTTCGAACTGTTGCGGGATGTTTCCTTCTTCGAATTCACGCGTAATGGCATTTCCACCAAGGGCGACAACGATTGGTCTTTTTTTCATGGCTTCCTTCCTTCGATGTTAAATAAAAAGGGCATGATTTTACATAACAGTCCAATCATGCCCAAACCGAGTTTACGGGTTTACATAAACTTTTTCAAGACATCGTTCAGATCAGGTTTGCCCACTTCTTGCAATTCATAAGTTACGCGAACGGCCGGTTTGTTTAATTTTACCAGCTTTCTCAAATCGATGGGCGTCCCGATAATCACCAGGTCGCAATCGGTTTTATTAATGGTTTCTTCCAGGTCTTTGATCTGTTTATCGCCATACCCCATGGCCGGCAGCAGGGTGCCAATTTCCTGATACTTTTCAAACGTTTCGGTGATGGTTCCCACGGTGTAAGGTCTGGGATCAACCAGCTCTTTTGCGCCGAATTTTTCAGCGGCCACCACACCGGCGCCGTAAGTCATTTCGCCGTGCGTCAGAGTAGGCCCGTCTTCAACCACCAGCACGCGTTTGCCTTTAATCTGCTCGTACTCTTCAACAAAAATGGGTGAAGCGGCGTCGATCACCACGGCATCGGGGTTGACCATCTGAATGCTTTCGCGCACAGCCTGAATACCTTCCGGATCGGCGGTGTCAATCTTATTAATAACCACCACATCGGCGGCACGCAGGTTGGCCTCTCCCGGATAGTAGAACAATTCATCGCCGGGACGGTGCGGATCGACCACCGTAATATGCAAATCGGTTTTGTAGAACGGCAGATCATTATTGCCGCCATCCCACAAGATGACGTCCGCTTCTTTTTCTGCTTCGCGCAAAATGGCTTCGTAATCAACACCTGCGTAAATAATGGTGCCAGAAACGATGTGCGGTTCGTATTCTTCGCGTTCTTCGATGGTGCATTTGTACTTGTCAAGGTCCGAAAGTTCAGCAAAACGTTGCACTTTTTGTTCGTTCAAATTACCATAAGGCATGGGGTGGCGAATGGCAACCACCTTTTTGCCGGCGTCGCGCAGCATTTTGGCCACTTTACGCGTGGTCTGAGATTTTCCGCAGCCCGTGCGCACCGCACAAACCGAAATCACTGGCTTGCTGCTTTTCAACTGCGTGGCTTTTGCGCCCATTAAAATAAAATCCGCTCCGGCCGAATTTACCAGAGCCGAACGGCTCATCACGTAGTCATAAGGAACATCGCTGTAAGCAAAAACGACCTGATCCACAGCAAATTTTTTTATCAAATCCTGTAATTCTTCTTCCGGATAAATCATAATACCTTCGGGATATAATTTACCGGCCAGCTCAGGCGGATATTTACGCCCTTCAATGTCCGGAATTTGTGTTGCCGTAAAACCTACGACTTCGTACGCTTCATTGTCGCGAAAATAGACATTAAAGTTATGAAAATCGCGTCCGGCTGCGCCCATAATGATCACACGCTTACGCTGCATATAACCTCCTAATTAATGATGTTAATTGGCTTTCATGTTTCGATGAAAGAATATTCATTTTTTTGCTATCTTATTTAATTTTAATTAGTTAATTTAATAAATCAATTTAGTGTCAGGATGGGCTGAAATCAATGGCCGCAAAAAACTTTTTTACACCACCTATTCCATTGATTTTATTGAATTTTTCACGGCATGCTGTATATATTCAAGCCACTTTATATTTATTCAACTAACGACCTATCCATTTAATTTTTAACAAGTTAAGCCAAATCTACGTTCTCCGGGCTTGAGATGAAAACTTATGCAGAGCGCTGCAAAGCATTTATTGATTAAATAAAATATTCGCGCCACAAGTTATTCATCTATGGTTGAAGGAGCCCAAAATTCGCCTTTTATCCACGGCGTTAAATCGGTATCAATTGCCAAAACCCATTGACACGGCAGGGCTATGGTCACGCCATTTTCTAACTCTCCTTTAAAACAGGGGCCGATTAAAAACTAAGTCAGCAAAGCCGCAACCAAAATCAACCACAACGTGCGCGAAATAATTTTCTCGCAGGAATTTAAGCGACCACAGAGAGGTCAGAGAAGTCACAAAGGGCGCAATGAATGTTTTAAATTAAATTACCCTTGCTTGCTCGCTCGATCCTCACTCCCAGACAAAAGATCATGAATGAACGTACTTGTAAGGGCGAAGGATTTCCAACCCTACTTTATCCAGAGCGCTTTTTTGATATGACTAAAGATTAATACTTACCATCGCTGAATTGTTCCTGGAAATCCTTCGCCCCTACATAAACGGTGGCAGGAATTCACTATCATTTACAGAAACAAATTTGGAATGACAGACTAACTATTCAACCATTCAACTAATTAACTATTCAACCAATCCAGCAGCACAAAAATTTTCAAACGCTTTTCCGATAGATATTCCAGAGGAAGTCTCCTAAACCGCCGGCGAAACACCTTCCTGAATTTCGCCGGCAGATTTTAATTTGCAAAGTTCATCTTCGGAAGTTTCTTAAAAACCGAAACTCAATCTAAAAGAATAGTTAAGCAGAAATCTGAAGGCCAGGTGTTTTTCGCCGGGCGCAGGATCGCTAATGTACAAGGGAAAAATCATTTCTATGCTCGCTACATTGAATTTAAGACCGGCTTCTGCAAACAATTGGTTCCCTTTAAGCCCCATTGATTTTTGTCCCAGGGCAGCGCCGCTGCCATACATCACCGGTAAGTATTTCCATGGTTTAACCGTCAGGCTTAACGCTGCGCCACTTTTACCTAAAAAATACCGATTGTCCGGGTCTCCATAGCCATACATTTTCATGCCCTGCCCCAACGTGTAATGGCGATTGGGCGCCAGGGAGCCCCTGCGGGAAAAGACGAATTTTTGATGTCTGGGGTCAATTTCGCCGCCGGCAAAGATGGATTCCTGCCGGGGGTAAGCTGCTCCCCAGATATTGGCCCAATAGCCTTCCAGACGGAACCAGCTATTCTTCGACACGCGGGCCCACCAGTTTCCCCCGATCTCCACTTTCAGATAATTTGTTTTACTACCGGCCAGCTGCATCCCTTTTTGCAAGCGAAACACCGCAGACAGGCCTGTCAGCATCTTGCCGGTTAAATACTTTCCTTCCATTGTAATCACGCCATACCGTGCTTTCTGAAACATAGAAGATTCGTAGTAATCGCCCCGGTAAAGATCAACCGCTTCCAGGGCAAAATTCAAATACTT
This sequence is a window from Caldithrix abyssi DSM 13497. Protein-coding genes within it:
- a CDS encoding cyclic 2,3-diphosphoglycerate synthase, with protein sequence MQRKRVIIMGAAGRDFHNFNVYFRDNEAYEVVGFTATQIPDIEGRKYPPELAGKLYPEGIMIYPEEELQDLIKKFAVDQVVFAYSDVPYDYVMSRSALVNSAGADFILMGAKATQLKSSKPVISVCAVRTGCGKSQTTRKVAKMLRDAGKKVVAIRHPMPYGNLNEQKVQRFAELSDLDKYKCTIEEREEYEPHIVSGTIIYAGVDYEAILREAEKEADVILWDGGNNDLPFYKTDLHITVVDPHRPGDELFYYPGEANLRAADVVVINKIDTADPEGIQAVRESIQMVNPDAVVIDAASPIFVEEYEQIKGKRVLVVEDGPTLTHGEMTYGAGVVAAEKFGAKELVDPRPYTVGTITETFEKYQEIGTLLPAMGYGDKQIKDLEETINKTDCDLVIIGTPIDLRKLVKLNKPAVRVTYELQEVGKPDLNDVLKKFM